From a region of the Enterobacter sp. JBIWA008 genome:
- the hmpA gene encoding NO-inducible flavohemoprotein: MLDAQTIATVKATIPLLVETGPKLTAHFYDRMFTHNPELKEIFNMSNQRNGDQREALFNAIAAYASNIENLAALLPAVEKIAQKHTSFQIQPEQYNIVGGHLLATLDEMFSPGQEVLDAWGKAYGVLANVFINREAQIYSENASKNGGWEGTRAFRIVEKTPRSALITSFEFEPVDGQPVADYQPGQYLGVWLKPEGFPHQEIRQYSLTRKPNGKGYRIAVKRENGGQVSNWLHNEASVGDVVHLAAPAGDFFMAVAAHTPVTLISAGVGQTPMLAMLDTLAKANHGAQVNWFHAAENGDVHAFADEVKTLGASLPRFTAHTWYRLPTDEDRAAARFDSEGLMNLSQMEGAFSAPDMQFYLCGPVAFMQYAAKQLLDLGVNKDNIHYECFGPHKVL, encoded by the coding sequence ATGCTCGACGCTCAAACCATCGCTACCGTTAAAGCCACCATCCCCCTGCTGGTGGAAACCGGCCCTAAACTCACCGCCCATTTCTACGATCGCATGTTCACGCACAACCCGGAGCTCAAAGAAATTTTCAACATGAGCAACCAGCGTAACGGCGATCAGCGCGAAGCGCTTTTCAACGCCATCGCGGCCTACGCCAGCAATATTGAAAACCTGGCGGCACTGCTGCCCGCGGTGGAAAAAATCGCGCAGAAGCACACCAGCTTCCAGATCCAACCCGAGCAGTACAACATTGTGGGTGGCCACCTGCTGGCAACGCTGGACGAGATGTTCAGCCCGGGCCAGGAGGTGCTGGACGCGTGGGGTAAAGCCTACGGCGTGCTGGCAAACGTGTTTATCAACCGCGAAGCGCAGATCTACAGCGAAAACGCCAGCAAGAACGGCGGCTGGGAAGGCACGCGCGCCTTCCGCATCGTTGAGAAAACCCCGCGCAGCGCGCTGATTACCAGCTTTGAATTTGAGCCGGTGGACGGACAGCCGGTTGCCGATTACCAGCCGGGCCAGTATCTGGGCGTGTGGCTGAAGCCTGAAGGTTTCCCGCACCAGGAGATCCGCCAGTATTCTCTTACCCGCAAGCCAAACGGCAAAGGCTACCGCATTGCGGTGAAGCGTGAGAACGGCGGTCAAGTCTCCAACTGGCTACATAACGAAGCTAGCGTGGGCGACGTGGTCCACCTGGCCGCGCCGGCGGGCGATTTCTTCATGGCGGTTGCAGCACACACCCCGGTTACGCTGATCTCTGCAGGCGTCGGCCAAACGCCAATGCTGGCGATGCTCGATACGCTGGCGAAAGCAAACCACGGTGCGCAGGTAAACTGGTTCCACGCTGCGGAAAACGGCGACGTGCACGCCTTTGCGGATGAAGTGAAAACGCTCGGGGCGTCCCTGCCGCGTTTCACCGCGCACACCTGGTATCGCCTGCCGACGGATGAAGACCGCGCGGCAGCACGGTTTGACAGCGAAGGTCTGATGAATTTAAGCCAGATGGAAGGTGCGTTTAGCGCGCCGGACATGCAGTTCTACCTCTGTGGGCCGGTGGCGTTTATGCAGTATGCCGCAAAACAGCTGCTTGATCTGGGGGTGAACAAAGACAACATTCATTACGAATGCTTCGGGCCGCATAAGGTGCTGTAA
- the glnB gene encoding nitrogen regulatory protein P-II — translation MKKIDAIIKPFKLDDVREALAEVGITGMTVTEVKGFGRQKGHTELYRGAEYMVDFLPKVKIEIVVSDDIVDTCVDTIIRTAQTGKIGDGKIFVFDVARVIRIRTGEEDDAAI, via the coding sequence ATGAAAAAGATTGATGCGATTATTAAACCTTTCAAACTGGATGATGTACGTGAAGCGCTGGCGGAAGTCGGCATCACCGGGATGACCGTGACGGAAGTGAAAGGTTTTGGTCGTCAGAAGGGCCACACCGAGCTTTACCGTGGCGCAGAGTACATGGTCGACTTTCTGCCGAAAGTGAAAATTGAAATCGTGGTCAGCGACGATATCGTCGATACCTGCGTGGATACCATTATCCGCACGGCGCAGACGGGCAAAATCGGCGACGGTAAAATCTTCGTCTTTGACGTGGCGCGCGTGATCCGTATCCGTACCGGCGAAGAAGACGACGCCGCGATTTAA